One Candidatus Hydrogenedentota bacterium DNA segment encodes these proteins:
- a CDS encoding sugar ABC transporter ATP-binding protein, which translates to MGEYILEMRGITKRFPGVVALKGANLELRPAEVHCLLGENGAGKSTLMKILAGAQPMDEGEILIEGEPVSIQSPLHAQELGISMIYQEFNLSPYLSVAENIFLGREPCLGNSPIIDWKRLYREAEAILERIRVRLDVRRPVHELSIAQQQMVEIAKALSVNARIIVMDEPSATLTDHELEALFALIHTLKRQGIALVYISHRLEEVFEIGTRATIMRDGEHIHTGDLCDLSRERIIQMMVGRELKDEFPKEIFDRGAERLRVEGLARRGVFEDVSFSIHSGEIVGLTGLVGAGRTEVARAIFGADRPDAGALHLDGQPITVRNPQDAIRHGIGLLTEDRKNQGLVLGMTVAENTTLANLKSLTRRGLLDRRRERIATEEYIQSLRIKTPGAGQAVQNLSGGNQQKVVLAKWLFTQSRLLIFDEPTRGIDVGAKVEIYKLMNALVRQGVGILVISSELPEVIGMCDRILVMHEGRIAGEIARDKATQEAIMHLATGAVEAPA; encoded by the coding sequence ATGGGCGAATACATTCTGGAGATGCGCGGAATAACCAAACGCTTTCCCGGCGTCGTCGCGCTGAAGGGCGCAAACCTGGAGCTGCGTCCCGCCGAGGTGCATTGCCTCCTCGGAGAAAACGGGGCCGGCAAGTCCACACTGATGAAAATCCTGGCCGGCGCGCAGCCGATGGACGAAGGCGAGATCCTGATTGAGGGGGAGCCCGTCTCCATCCAATCGCCCCTGCACGCCCAGGAACTGGGCATCAGCATGATCTACCAGGAGTTCAACCTCAGCCCCTACCTCAGCGTCGCGGAGAACATCTTCCTCGGTCGCGAGCCCTGCCTCGGCAACTCGCCCATTATCGACTGGAAGCGCCTCTACCGCGAGGCGGAGGCCATACTGGAGCGGATCCGCGTGCGGCTTGACGTCCGGCGCCCCGTCCACGAGTTGAGCATCGCCCAGCAGCAGATGGTCGAGATCGCAAAGGCCCTCTCGGTCAACGCGCGGATTATCGTGATGGACGAGCCCTCCGCCACGCTCACCGACCACGAGCTGGAAGCGCTATTCGCCCTCATCCACACCCTCAAGCGCCAGGGCATCGCGCTCGTCTACATCTCCCACCGCCTGGAGGAGGTCTTCGAGATCGGGACCCGCGCCACCATCATGCGCGACGGGGAACACATCCATACCGGCGACCTCTGCGACCTCTCCCGCGAGCGCATTATTCAGATGATGGTCGGCCGCGAGCTGAAAGACGAGTTTCCAAAAGAGATCTTCGATCGCGGCGCCGAGCGCCTCCGCGTCGAAGGCCTCGCCCGCCGGGGCGTCTTCGAGGACGTCAGCTTTTCGATCCATTCAGGCGAGATCGTAGGCCTCACCGGCCTCGTGGGCGCCGGGCGAACCGAGGTCGCGCGCGCAATCTTCGGCGCCGACCGGCCAGACGCCGGCGCGCTCCACCTCGACGGCCAGCCCATCACCGTCCGGAACCCGCAAGACGCCATCCGCCACGGCATCGGCCTCCTCACCGAAGATCGCAAGAACCAGGGGCTCGTGCTCGGCATGACCGTCGCCGAGAACACGACCCTCGCTAACCTCAAGTCGCTCACCCGCCGTGGGCTGCTCGACCGGCGCCGCGAACGGATCGCAACCGAGGAATACATCCAGAGCCTCCGCATCAAGACCCCCGGCGCCGGCCAGGCCGTCCAGAACCTCTCCGGCGGCAACCAGCAGAAAGTCGTTCTGGCGAAGTGGCTGTTCACGCAATCGCGCCTGCTGATCTTCGACGAGCCCACCCGCGGCATCGATGTCGGGGCGAAAGTCGAAATCTACAAGCTCATGAACGCGCTCGTGCGCCAGGGCGTCGGCATCCTCGTGATTTCGAGCGAGCTACCCGAGGTCATCGGAATGTGCGACCGCATACTCGTCATGCACGAAGGGCGCATCGCCGGCGAAATCGCCCGCGACAAGGCCACCCAGGAAGCCATCATGCACCTCGCCACCGGCGCCGTCGAGGCCCCTGCCTGA
- a CDS encoding polysaccharide biosynthesis tyrosine autokinase, translated as MSTSLDTPILDDAPRQGRDNFRSVLNVLADRWLLLLAGTLLGALAFGGGMWLTREVTPARYQATGSLYIKPAQYSILSPQSPRSDFTLRAEQIVKETSVAALAEKVAQALIQRDIATGGPLSGVVAPEEFKREAARIEARLALSPLTEDGVGKVEIHVRDCASPGEAEDIAEYASRVFVEMNRQVHLEDVREKHAFIRRHIESLRTALAGAEADRLAFKQRHSGRPYENIDEELARKDRELREIEAAGEAAARKLSDLEAELVLAGEQFPEALNQPSDNLVAGLFAELDALLEEKMTLSAIYQPAWPRLVELEEEIAEVREVILEAERRRDSGVPGGSDIWAKRKEIYQQQIDLRLQMASLEIQAGAIERERETLLPQLPELANLKWTADSLKREVDNIEEQLNKASDRELEVRASIEHGLGTVERSASAPIVGVPERQPGSRNVWINFLIGGLAGALLSFALAMAVEFNDTSIRSIDDVNEYIGLEVIGTIPRMRFGRPRGNRRRRATYVSTVDEEQIDSCIVTQHDPKSPISEAYRTLRTNFQFATIQKKPRTLMVTSAVPGEGKTTTAVNLAVTMADRGMRVLLVDTDLRRPNVHRVLRMERGPGLADVLREGVDPDTVIRKTRIDNLWVVSSGRVPPNPSELMGSDAMEHLMRKLGAAFDLVICDAPSVLVVTDPVLLATHVDTCMMVVSTNNARRETVVRAKKLLLTAKVDVAGVVVNGLETTRRHYYYYYYYYDDGSAGRRKWYHF; from the coding sequence ATGTCCACGAGCCTCGATACCCCCATACTGGACGACGCGCCGCGCCAGGGAAGAGACAACTTCCGATCCGTGCTCAACGTGCTCGCGGATCGGTGGCTGTTGCTACTCGCCGGCACGCTGCTCGGCGCGCTCGCGTTCGGCGGGGGGATGTGGCTCACGCGCGAAGTCACCCCGGCGCGCTACCAGGCCACCGGAAGCCTCTATATCAAGCCGGCCCAGTACTCTATCCTCTCCCCTCAGTCACCGCGCTCCGATTTCACGCTGCGGGCGGAACAGATCGTCAAGGAAACCAGCGTCGCCGCGCTCGCCGAAAAGGTGGCGCAGGCCCTCATACAGCGCGACATCGCCACCGGCGGGCCGCTCAGCGGCGTCGTTGCCCCGGAGGAGTTCAAGCGCGAGGCCGCCCGGATCGAGGCCCGGCTCGCCCTCAGCCCCCTGACCGAGGACGGCGTCGGAAAGGTCGAGATCCACGTGCGGGATTGCGCGTCTCCGGGCGAGGCGGAGGATATTGCCGAGTACGCCTCCCGGGTCTTCGTGGAAATGAACCGGCAGGTGCACCTCGAAGACGTCCGGGAGAAACACGCCTTCATACGGCGCCATATCGAATCCCTCAGGACGGCCCTGGCCGGCGCGGAAGCCGATCGCCTCGCCTTCAAGCAGCGCCACAGCGGACGCCCCTACGAAAACATCGACGAGGAATTGGCGCGCAAGGACCGCGAACTGCGCGAAATCGAGGCCGCAGGCGAGGCCGCGGCGCGGAAACTGAGCGATCTCGAGGCGGAGCTTGTGCTTGCCGGGGAGCAGTTCCCGGAAGCCCTGAACCAGCCCAGCGACAACCTCGTGGCCGGACTGTTCGCCGAGCTGGACGCCCTGCTCGAAGAGAAAATGACCCTCAGCGCAATCTACCAGCCCGCATGGCCGCGTCTCGTCGAGCTGGAGGAAGAGATCGCCGAGGTCCGCGAGGTCATCCTCGAAGCGGAGCGGAGGCGCGATTCCGGCGTCCCCGGAGGCAGCGATATCTGGGCCAAACGCAAGGAAATATACCAGCAGCAGATCGACCTCCGGCTTCAGATGGCCTCCCTCGAAATCCAGGCCGGGGCCATCGAGCGAGAGCGGGAAACCCTCCTGCCCCAACTGCCCGAACTCGCCAACCTCAAGTGGACCGCGGACAGCCTCAAGCGCGAAGTCGACAACATCGAGGAGCAACTCAACAAAGCCTCCGACAGGGAGCTCGAAGTGCGCGCAAGTATCGAGCACGGCCTCGGCACCGTGGAGCGGTCCGCCTCCGCGCCCATCGTCGGCGTGCCCGAACGGCAGCCGGGCAGCCGCAATGTCTGGATCAACTTCCTGATTGGCGGGCTGGCCGGCGCGCTACTTTCCTTCGCCCTGGCCATGGCCGTCGAGTTTAACGATACCTCCATCCGCAGCATCGACGATGTGAACGAATACATCGGACTCGAAGTCATCGGAACCATCCCCCGAATGCGCTTCGGCCGCCCCCGCGGAAACCGCCGCCGCCGCGCAACCTACGTCAGCACCGTCGACGAGGAACAGATCGACAGCTGCATCGTCACCCAGCACGACCCCAAGTCGCCAATCTCGGAGGCCTACCGCACCCTCCGAACCAACTTCCAGTTCGCGACCATTCAGAAGAAACCGCGCACCCTCATGGTGACCAGCGCGGTCCCCGGTGAAGGCAAGACCACCACAGCCGTGAATCTTGCCGTGACCATGGCCGACCGCGGCATGCGCGTCCTCCTCGTCGATACCGACCTGCGCCGCCCCAACGTACACCGCGTCCTCCGCATGGAGCGCGGCCCCGGGCTCGCCGATGTCTTGCGCGAGGGCGTTGACCCCGACACCGTCATACGAAAAACACGCATCGACAACCTCTGGGTCGTCTCCAGCGGGCGCGTGCCGCCCAATCCGTCCGAGCTGATGGGCTCCGACGCAATGGAGCACCTCATGCGCAAGCTCGGAGCCGCCTTCGACCTCGTCATCTGCGACGCGCCCTCGGTACTCGTCGTGACCGACCCCGTCCTCCTCGCCACCCATGTCGACACCTGTATGATGGTCGTCTCCACAAACAATGCCCGCCGCGAGACCGTTGTCCGCGCGAAAAAGCTCCTCCTCACCGCCAAAGTCGATGTCGCAGGCGTCGTCGTGAACGGCCTGGAGACCACCCGCCGCCACTACTACTATTACTATTACTACTACGACGACGGCTCCGCCGGCCGCCGCAAGTGGTACCACTTCTAG
- a CDS encoding polysaccharide biosynthesis/export family protein translates to MISMVKIGWAAALIAALCAAATAPAQPAEDGPLKPGDLVYINVHRQPELSAATQVDGNGNVEMPYIGNVAVQGLALEAAADRIALGLKSVLKSPRVTVTRSSERGAFPQAYMRTQSMQTQVVPLDNADAATLEAALSGMSSGGGSVSFDPATNSMILTDEPAVLQNMMGVIRELDQMKSQITQVLIEAKIVEVETEAARELGVRWFVQGDRAGGGYTPSPRRDALLNSIRQFSGPNANESLQSNARNTGAALNRRFIDEDMFDRRLQVPVQVAAPGQMFFGYMNSGIDLGLMLDALVADGKAELLASPYIGTVNHRSASIRMIEEFPYTELGTAGFSAVEHIRFLEIGIKMDVTPHVRRDPDGERYILVELSPEVSTAVGVSNGVPVRAVRSSESQRIVRDGQSLVIGGIVMADNHTVIQKLPGLGSLPIFGNLFKHKERSQTSRELMIFVTPTIHDRPEDIRWERSLDLQGFGHDDAFLAALEARAEVRKD, encoded by the coding sequence ATGATAAGCATGGTGAAAATCGGGTGGGCCGCCGCCCTGATCGCGGCCCTGTGCGCGGCGGCCACGGCTCCCGCGCAGCCCGCGGAGGATGGCCCGCTGAAGCCGGGCGATCTGGTCTACATCAACGTACACCGCCAGCCCGAGCTGTCCGCCGCCACCCAGGTCGATGGGAATGGCAACGTGGAAATGCCCTACATCGGCAACGTTGCCGTTCAGGGCCTCGCGCTCGAAGCCGCCGCCGACCGCATCGCGCTCGGGCTCAAGAGCGTACTGAAAAGCCCGCGTGTTACCGTGACCCGTAGTTCGGAACGGGGAGCCTTCCCCCAGGCGTACATGCGAACCCAGTCCATGCAGACCCAGGTCGTTCCGCTGGACAACGCCGATGCGGCAACCCTCGAAGCGGCCCTGTCCGGTATGTCCAGCGGCGGCGGAAGCGTCAGCTTCGATCCGGCGACCAACAGCATGATTCTCACCGACGAGCCCGCCGTGTTGCAGAACATGATGGGCGTCATCCGCGAGCTGGACCAGATGAAATCCCAGATCACGCAGGTGCTGATCGAGGCCAAAATCGTCGAAGTCGAGACGGAGGCCGCCAGGGAGCTGGGTGTGCGCTGGTTCGTGCAGGGCGATCGCGCGGGCGGCGGCTACACCCCCTCGCCCCGCCGCGACGCCCTCCTCAATTCAATCCGCCAGTTCTCGGGGCCCAACGCCAACGAGTCCCTCCAGAGCAACGCCCGGAACACGGGCGCCGCCCTCAACAGGCGCTTCATCGACGAGGACATGTTCGACCGCCGGCTCCAGGTGCCCGTCCAGGTCGCCGCGCCCGGGCAGATGTTCTTCGGCTACATGAACAGCGGCATCGACCTCGGCCTCATGCTCGATGCCCTCGTCGCCGACGGCAAGGCCGAATTGCTCGCATCCCCCTACATCGGAACGGTAAACCACCGGTCGGCCTCGATCCGCATGATCGAGGAATTCCCCTACACCGAACTCGGAACCGCCGGCTTTTCCGCTGTGGAACACATCCGCTTTCTGGAAATCGGAATTAAGATGGACGTGACGCCCCATGTACGGCGGGATCCCGACGGCGAGCGCTACATCCTCGTGGAGCTCTCGCCCGAAGTCTCCACCGCCGTCGGCGTTTCCAACGGCGTGCCCGTACGCGCGGTCCGCTCCAGCGAAAGCCAGCGCATCGTCCGCGACGGACAGTCCCTCGTAATCGGCGGGATCGTCATGGCCGACAACCACACCGTGATCCAGAAGCTGCCCGGGCTTGGGAGTCTGCCCATCTTCGGCAATCTCTTCAAACACAAGGAGCGAAGCCAGACGAGCCGTGAACTCATGATCTTCGTGACACCCACCATTCACGACCGCCCCGAGGATATCCGATGGGAACGCAGCCTCGACCTGCAGGGATTCGGCCACGACGACGCGTTCCTGGCCGCCCTCGAAGCGCGCGCCGAGGTGCGAAAAGACTAG
- a CDS encoding AAA family ATPase: MDESQSYLGLLGLREQPFAPTADPVYFFATQGHKECLFRLWNAIDARHGIAVVLGNYGTGKTTLLRKLLTGMAADPDRYLTAVVGSPIPSWTSFALLESIVAQFGLRPRENSFVAHMEALNQHLLENRGRICTLIIDDAQNLNKRGQLELLRLIQNLETQQQKLLNLLLFAQLEWVQVLRAAPNFEQRVNLTYTLQPIEFEEMRQFIDFRLRQAGADTGTGPAFEDAALRAIHAWAEGSPRVIVTLCRNALLLAAQLQTKTITPENILHTIDKTALPDPERRARAAAAAGMPARVLGETTGAGIFREPAPRTPQARDRRAADMLLRSARDRQGAGGE; this comes from the coding sequence ATGGATGAATCGCAGTCGTATCTTGGCCTGCTGGGCTTACGGGAGCAGCCCTTTGCACCCACCGCGGACCCCGTGTATTTCTTCGCCACCCAGGGCCACAAGGAGTGCCTCTTCCGCCTCTGGAACGCGATTGACGCCCGCCATGGCATTGCCGTCGTGCTCGGGAACTACGGCACCGGCAAGACCACGCTCCTGCGCAAGTTGCTCACCGGCATGGCCGCGGATCCCGACCGCTACCTGACCGCTGTCGTTGGCTCGCCCATCCCCTCCTGGACGAGTTTTGCGCTGCTGGAAAGCATCGTCGCCCAGTTCGGGCTGCGCCCCCGGGAAAACTCCTTCGTCGCCCACATGGAGGCGCTGAACCAGCACCTGCTCGAGAACCGCGGCCGCATCTGCACCCTGATCATCGACGACGCGCAAAACCTCAACAAGCGCGGCCAGCTCGAGCTCCTGCGGCTGATACAGAACCTCGAAACCCAACAGCAGAAACTGCTCAACCTGCTCCTCTTCGCTCAACTCGAATGGGTCCAGGTGCTTCGCGCAGCCCCCAATTTCGAGCAGCGCGTCAACCTCACCTACACCCTCCAGCCCATCGAGTTCGAGGAAATGCGGCAGTTCATCGACTTCCGGCTGCGCCAGGCCGGCGCGGATACCGGCACGGGGCCCGCCTTCGAGGACGCCGCCCTCCGCGCTATCCATGCCTGGGCCGAGGGCAGCCCCCGCGTCATCGTGACGCTCTGCCGGAACGCGCTGCTGCTCGCCGCCCAGTTACAGACGAAGACCATTACGCCCGAAAATATCCTGCACACCATCGACAAGACGGCCCTTCCCGACCCGGAACGCCGCGCCCGCGCCGCCGCGGCGGCGGGAATGCCCGCGCGCGTGCTCGGGGAAACGACCGGCGCCGGAATCTTCCGGGAACCGGCGCCGAGGACCCCACAGGCCCGCGATCGCCGCGCCGCCGACATGCTGCTGCGGTCGGCCCGCGATCGCCAGGGAGCGGGCGGCGAATGA
- a CDS encoding sigma-54-dependent Fis family transcriptional regulator: protein MKNAVATDPSRILVACTDLDYGATLANFLAAERAETERCHDAAGVLRLASRRRFDVIILDLELGGESDVELVSFVREQYPHTRLVLLFDIDDLEAALEGVRQGAFFYLPKSSPPSDVALAVAKARQMQELTSTADQYAQGFVEELAGNSPAMQKVIRLIQKVAPTDGTVLLLGESGTGKEVLANAVHRLSKRKDQAFVAINCAALPEALLESEMFGHVKGAFTGADQDKVGLFEEADGGTIFLDEIGDMAPITQAKLLRVLQNGEIRRVGSSVPSRVNVRIIAATNRDLVQAVADHKFREDLYFRLNVVQIRIPPLRERMEALPGLIQHFIKLANSRFGKQVQGMDDHTRSLLMNYEFPGNVRELETIIAHAVIMADGDMIRAADLPEQVQFGLSPRLRLAHDAGSTVRSLAEVEETHIRTTLESLNGNQTKAAKLLGISRSTLWRKMKEYGIEA, encoded by the coding sequence ATGAAGAACGCGGTCGCAACCGACCCCTCCCGGATTCTTGTGGCCTGCACCGATCTCGACTATGGCGCCACGCTGGCCAACTTCCTGGCCGCCGAACGCGCCGAAACGGAACGGTGCCACGACGCCGCCGGCGTGCTCCGGCTGGCGAGCCGCCGCCGCTTCGACGTGATTATCCTCGATCTGGAGCTGGGCGGGGAGAGCGACGTCGAGCTCGTCTCCTTCGTCCGGGAGCAGTACCCCCATACCCGGCTTGTGCTGTTGTTCGACATCGACGATCTCGAGGCGGCGCTGGAGGGGGTTCGCCAGGGGGCCTTTTTCTACCTGCCCAAATCGAGCCCGCCTTCGGATGTAGCGCTGGCGGTCGCGAAGGCGCGTCAGATGCAGGAGCTGACCTCGACGGCCGACCAGTACGCCCAGGGGTTCGTGGAGGAGCTGGCGGGCAACAGCCCCGCCATGCAGAAAGTCATCCGGCTCATCCAGAAGGTGGCCCCGACCGACGGAACCGTGCTGCTGCTGGGCGAGAGCGGCACCGGCAAAGAAGTCCTGGCAAACGCGGTGCATCGGCTGAGCAAGCGCAAGGATCAGGCCTTCGTGGCGATCAACTGCGCCGCGCTGCCGGAGGCGCTCCTCGAAAGCGAGATGTTTGGCCACGTAAAGGGCGCATTCACCGGCGCCGACCAGGACAAGGTGGGTTTGTTTGAAGAAGCCGACGGCGGGACGATTTTTCTGGACGAGATCGGCGATATGGCCCCGATCACGCAGGCGAAACTGCTTCGCGTCCTTCAGAACGGCGAGATCCGGCGGGTCGGATCGAGCGTGCCGTCGCGGGTGAATGTCCGGATTATTGCGGCGACCAACCGCGATCTCGTGCAGGCGGTTGCGGACCATAAGTTCCGGGAAGACTTATACTTCCGGCTCAATGTGGTTCAAATTCGCATCCCGCCGCTCCGGGAACGCATGGAGGCGCTTCCGGGGCTGATCCAGCATTTCATCAAGCTGGCGAACAGCCGTTTCGGCAAGCAGGTGCAGGGCATGGACGATCACACCCGGAGCCTGCTGATGAATTACGAGTTTCCGGGAAATGTGCGCGAACTGGAGACGATTATCGCGCATGCCGTGATCATGGCCGACGGGGACATGATCCGGGCCGCGGACCTGCCGGAGCAGGTGCAATTCGGGCTGTCGCCCCGGCTGCGCCTCGCGCACGACGCGGGCAGCACCGTGCGATCCCTGGCGGAAGTCGAGGAGACCCACATCCGCACGACGCTTGAATCGCTTAACGGCAATCAGACGAAAGCGGCGAAACTGCTGGGGATATCGCGATCGACGCTGTGGCGGAAAATGAAGGAATACGGGATCGAGGCGTAG
- a CDS encoding PilT/PilU family type 4a pilus ATPase, with product MALFLLGTGAQKNLRQISDMLVKHAVRTEGVPRKISATSGGFHFVAERAEFEGPFTHFWITLEPDHPLAAEMERRAGAMADCCACTRDGGSLRIAFAPPDPGSAQACLAKLDALCAGLSIPEVWRAEGDKYRIDRVSVELLFQAMVQYKASDVHLSPGCSPVFRIDGDTRTSDLMGPLSAVQITALIREVALDEYWNEFVEHKQTSFNYHQSGLGYSRISAFLKSGAPHCTIRYLPETIPSFEDLHVPRKTMEQMAKLHRGLVLVTGMTGSGKTTTVAALVDWINANRSSHILTIENPIEFVHSNKKSILSQRNLGADVESFYDAVTGALRHDPDVILIGEMRDPDTIRAAINAAATGHLVISTLHANTAAEVVNRVVSFFDPVERDLVKLQLRDALKCVINQRLVPRIGGGRVPALEMMLNDVKAIADGIMEGSTDHIRVGMQQTVSHSFLFEHYLHKLFKDKMIDLEHAQAFATDQSMFDQIRMGTYAVPRLDSARGH from the coding sequence ATGGCCTTGTTTTTGTTAGGTACGGGAGCGCAGAAGAATCTGCGCCAGATTTCGGATATGCTGGTGAAGCATGCCGTGCGCACGGAGGGCGTTCCCCGGAAGATTTCGGCCACGAGCGGTGGGTTTCATTTTGTGGCGGAGCGCGCGGAGTTTGAGGGGCCGTTCACCCATTTCTGGATCACGCTGGAGCCGGATCACCCGCTGGCCGCGGAAATGGAGCGCCGCGCCGGGGCCATGGCGGATTGCTGCGCGTGCACCCGGGACGGCGGCTCCCTGCGGATCGCGTTTGCGCCGCCGGATCCGGGATCGGCGCAGGCTTGCCTGGCCAAGCTCGACGCGCTGTGCGCGGGCCTGAGCATTCCGGAAGTCTGGCGCGCGGAGGGCGACAAGTACCGGATCGATCGCGTGAGCGTGGAGCTGTTGTTCCAGGCGATGGTCCAGTACAAGGCGAGCGACGTGCACCTTTCGCCGGGTTGCAGCCCGGTATTCCGCATTGACGGCGACACCCGCACGTCAGACCTGATGGGGCCGCTTTCGGCGGTGCAGATCACGGCGCTTATCCGCGAGGTGGCGCTGGACGAATACTGGAACGAGTTCGTCGAGCACAAGCAAACCAGCTTCAATTACCACCAGTCCGGCCTGGGCTATTCGCGCATTTCGGCGTTCCTGAAATCCGGCGCGCCGCACTGCACGATCCGGTACCTCCCGGAGACGATCCCGAGCTTCGAGGATCTGCACGTGCCGCGGAAGACGATGGAGCAGATGGCGAAGCTGCACCGGGGCCTGGTGCTCGTGACCGGAATGACCGGCAGCGGCAAGACCACGACGGTGGCGGCGCTGGTCGACTGGATCAACGCGAACCGGTCGAGCCACATCCTCACGATCGAGAACCCGATCGAGTTTGTGCACTCGAATAAGAAGTCCATCCTCTCGCAGCGAAACCTGGGCGCGGATGTGGAGTCGTTCTACGATGCGGTCACGGGCGCATTGCGCCACGATCCGGACGTGATCCTTATCGGCGAGATGCGCGATCCGGACACGATCCGGGCCGCAATCAACGCGGCGGCCACGGGGCACCTGGTGATCAGCACGCTGCACGCGAACACGGCGGCGGAGGTGGTCAACCGGGTCGTCAGCTTCTTCGACCCGGTCGAGCGCGATCTGGTGAAGCTCCAGCTGCGCGACGCGCTGAAGTGCGTGATTAACCAGCGCCTGGTGCCGCGGATCGGCGGCGGGCGCGTCCCCGCGCTGGAGATGATGCTGAACGATGTGAAGGCCATTGCGGACGGCATCATGGAAGGGAGCACCGACCATATCCGGGTCGGGATGCAGCAGACGGTTTCGCATTCGTTCCTGTTCGAGCATTATCTGCATAAGCTCTTCAAGGACAAGATGATTGACCTGGAGCACGCGCAGGCCTTCGCGACGGACCAGAGCATGTTTGACCAGATTCGCATGGGGACCTACGCGGTGCCGCGGCTGGACTCCGCGCGCGGCCACTAA
- a CDS encoding FHA domain-containing protein — protein sequence MRKERVVILTGPLQGSSVEIKGKLSIGRNPDNDLQLEDLQISRQHAVIEQKEHATVVKDLGSGNGTWIGDRKIVEYKLSSGNIIRLGTHDLRFESEAVDQGEVQAEATREAERGSSGVKFDNSMGTRYETAKAANVYETFFQSPGAAASDAKLAEIQQRLRAVYSANEIITSERNLSKLFARVMEEIFQLIPAHNGVILLQAPGSDELVTEYVRSGNQNVDVKISSSIVNRAFEHGEAIITFDAADDSRFETGASIISHNIASAMCAPLTCQSERLGVIYVDTRGATNAFVNSDLELLVALAGPAGVAIKNAQYVRMLEKAYEDTLLVLANAIELRDHYTVGHTWRVTNFTIEVARELGWSEEKIKEVRMGGVLHDVGKIAVDDAILRKPDRLTDEEFDKIKVHPEKGAQLLQDVSFLEPLIPYCLYHHERYDGKGYPKGLAGEDIPIEGRALAVGDTFDALTSNRPYRKGLDPEKAIQIIEENKGTQFDPACADALIRCFRNGKIDRILQDYYKSSERSIACPFCSTFIQLNEATTEGAEVSCEVCHRAVQVMRKNDAWFGELVPEARRTSQPRMSYSMTESDRG from the coding sequence ATGAGAAAAGAACGGGTGGTAATACTCACTGGCCCCCTTCAGGGGTCGTCGGTGGAGATCAAGGGCAAGCTCTCGATCGGGCGCAACCCCGACAACGACTTGCAGCTTGAGGATCTCCAGATATCCCGGCAGCACGCCGTGATCGAGCAGAAAGAGCACGCCACCGTCGTCAAGGATCTGGGCAGCGGCAACGGCACCTGGATTGGCGATCGCAAGATCGTGGAGTACAAGCTCTCCAGCGGGAACATCATCCGGCTCGGCACCCACGATCTGCGCTTTGAGTCCGAAGCCGTGGATCAGGGAGAGGTCCAGGCCGAGGCCACCCGCGAAGCGGAGCGCGGTAGCAGCGGCGTGAAGTTCGACAACTCCATGGGTACGCGCTACGAGACGGCCAAGGCCGCCAACGTGTACGAGACGTTTTTTCAGAGCCCGGGGGCGGCGGCGAGCGACGCGAAGCTGGCCGAAATCCAGCAGCGCCTCCGCGCGGTGTACTCCGCGAACGAAATCATCACGAGCGAGCGCAACCTTTCCAAGCTCTTCGCGCGGGTCATGGAGGAAATCTTCCAGCTCATCCCGGCCCACAACGGGGTGATCCTGCTCCAGGCGCCCGGCAGCGACGAGTTGGTGACGGAGTACGTGCGGTCGGGCAACCAGAATGTCGACGTGAAGATCAGTTCCTCGATCGTGAACCGCGCATTCGAGCATGGCGAGGCGATTATTACGTTTGACGCCGCCGACGACTCCCGCTTCGAGACTGGCGCCAGCATCATCAGCCACAATATCGCGTCGGCGATGTGCGCGCCGCTCACCTGCCAGAGCGAGCGGCTCGGGGTCATTTACGTGGATACCCGGGGCGCCACGAACGCGTTCGTCAACAGCGACCTGGAGTTGCTCGTCGCCCTGGCGGGCCCCGCCGGCGTCGCCATCAAGAATGCGCAATATGTCCGCATGCTGGAAAAAGCCTACGAAGACACGCTGCTCGTGCTCGCAAACGCCATCGAATTGCGGGACCACTACACCGTGGGCCACACGTGGCGCGTGACGAATTTCACGATCGAGGTGGCGCGCGAACTGGGCTGGTCCGAGGAAAAGATCAAGGAAGTCAGGATGGGCGGCGTACTCCACGATGTCGGCAAGATCGCCGTGGACGACGCGATCCTCCGGAAACCCGACCGCCTCACCGACGAGGAGTTCGATAAGATCAAGGTGCATCCGGAGAAGGGCGCGCAACTCCTGCAAGACGTCAGTTTCCTGGAGCCGCTGATCCCGTACTGCCTGTACCACCACGAGCGCTACGACGGCAAGGGCTACCCCAAGGGCCTCGCCGGGGAAGACATACCCATTGAGGGCCGCGCCCTGGCCGTGGGCGACACCTTCGACGCGCTCACGAGCAACCGCCCGTACCGCAAGGGACTCGATCCGGAAAAGGCCATCCAGATCATCGAGGAGAACAAGGGCACCCAGTTCGATCCCGCGTGTGCGGACGCGCTGATCCGCTGCTTCCGCAACGGAAAAATCGACCGGATCCTCCAGGATTACTACAAGAGTTCCGAGCGCAGCATCGCCTGCCCGTTCTGCAGCACCTTCATCCAGCTGAACGAAGCCACGACCGAGGGGGCGGAGGTGTCGTGCGAGGTGTGCCACCGCGCGGTACAGGTGATGCGAAAGAACGACGCGTGGTTTGGCGAGCTGGTTCCCGAGGCCCGGCGCACGTCCCAGCCCCGCATGAGCTATTCGATGACGGAGAGCGATCGCGGCTGA